The following proteins come from a genomic window of Diceros bicornis minor isolate mBicDic1 chromosome 4, mDicBic1.mat.cur, whole genome shotgun sequence:
- the CIART gene encoding circadian-associated transcriptional repressor isoform X1 yields MDSPSSVSSCSSYSLSSSFSTSPVNSDFGFPSDSEGEDKGALGPRPDTVGQKGGSRPSPGPIRCRQRPKVSSNQHTASHSEQRGLASPMAGSGVKRPRDGELETSLNIQGCTTEGDLLFAQKCKELQGFIRPLTDLLNGLKMGRFERGLSSFQQSVAMDRIQRIVGVLQKPQMGERYLGTLLQVEGMLKTWFPHIAAQKSSLGSSRHQLTKHFPSHHSYPAASSPAPPMEKMDQTQLGHLVLKPKQPWHFPQWPAMNLTWIHTTPICNPPLSSPGTISFSHNPLGTGTSIGVILFLQHGVQPFTLSAPTIPVLPTTASSVIPCDPKKLSGEGPHCHSLPVTLPSDWSCTLSSPGLPTMAREITMGYLEQMRSHPPIAPDVHPLNP; encoded by the exons ATGGATTCTCCATCTAGCGTTTCTTCCTGTTCTTCctactctctttcttcctctttttccacctCCCCAGTGAACAGTgactttggcttcccctctgatAGTGAGGGGGAGGACAAAGGGGCCCTTGGCCCCAGGCCAGACACTGTTGGGCAGAAGGGAGGTTCTCGGCCCAGCCCCGGTCCTATCCGCTGCAGGCAACGACCCAAGGTTTCCAGTAACCAACATACAGCATCTCACTCGGAACAGCGGGGATTGGCTTCTCCTATGGCAGGCTCTGGGGTCAAAAGACCAAGAGATGGTGAATTGGAGACCAGTCTAAACATCCAGGGTTGTACCACAGAAGGAGACCTGCTCTTCGCTCAGAAG TGCAAAGAACTCCAAGGATTCATACGCCCTCTCACAGACCTACTGAATGGGCTGAAGATGGGTCGCTTTGAAAGAG GATTGAGCAGTTTCCAGCAGAGTGTGGCAATGGACAGAATCCAGCGTATTGTAGGTGTTTTGCAGAAGCCACAGATGGG AGAGCGTTATCTAGGGACCCTGCTACAGGTAGAAGGGATGTTAAAGACTTGGTTTCCTCATATAGCTGCCCAGAAGTCATCATTGGGTAGTAGCAGACACCAGCTGACCAAG CATTTTCCAAGCCACCACAGTTATCCAGCTGCTTCCTCTCCTGCACCTCCCATGGAAAAGATGGACCAGACACAGCTAGGACATCTAGTATTGAAACCAAAGCAGCCTTGGCACTTCCCTCAATGGCCAGCTATGAACCTCACTTGGATCCACACCACTCCAATTTGCAACCCCCCTCTCAGTTCCCCAGGTACCATCTCCTTTAGCCATAATCCTTTAGGCACTGGAACCAGCATTGGAGTCATCCTTTTCCTCCAGCATGGAGTGCAGCCCTTCACCCTCTCTGCCCCAACCATTCCAGTTCTACCTACTACAGCATCTTCTGTCATCCCTTGTGATCCTAAGAAACTATCAGGAGAGGGGCCTCATTGCCACAGTTTGCCAGTAACTCTGCCATCAGACTGGAGCTGTACCCTGTCCTCTCCTGGTCTACCCACCATGGCCAGAGAGATAACCATGGGATACCTAGAGCAGATGAGAAGCCATCCTCCAATTGCTCCTGATGTCCATCCTCTCAACCCCTAA
- the CIART gene encoding circadian-associated transcriptional repressor isoform X2 has protein sequence MAGSGVKRPRDGELETSLNIQGCTTEGDLLFAQKCKELQGFIRPLTDLLNGLKMGRFERGLSSFQQSVAMDRIQRIVGVLQKPQMGERYLGTLLQVEGMLKTWFPHIAAQKSSLGSSRHQLTKHFPSHHSYPAASSPAPPMEKMDQTQLGHLVLKPKQPWHFPQWPAMNLTWIHTTPICNPPLSSPGTISFSHNPLGTGTSIGVILFLQHGVQPFTLSAPTIPVLPTTASSVIPCDPKKLSGEGPHCHSLPVTLPSDWSCTLSSPGLPTMAREITMGYLEQMRSHPPIAPDVHPLNP, from the exons ATGGCAGGCTCTGGGGTCAAAAGACCAAGAGATGGTGAATTGGAGACCAGTCTAAACATCCAGGGTTGTACCACAGAAGGAGACCTGCTCTTCGCTCAGAAG TGCAAAGAACTCCAAGGATTCATACGCCCTCTCACAGACCTACTGAATGGGCTGAAGATGGGTCGCTTTGAAAGAG GATTGAGCAGTTTCCAGCAGAGTGTGGCAATGGACAGAATCCAGCGTATTGTAGGTGTTTTGCAGAAGCCACAGATGGG AGAGCGTTATCTAGGGACCCTGCTACAGGTAGAAGGGATGTTAAAGACTTGGTTTCCTCATATAGCTGCCCAGAAGTCATCATTGGGTAGTAGCAGACACCAGCTGACCAAG CATTTTCCAAGCCACCACAGTTATCCAGCTGCTTCCTCTCCTGCACCTCCCATGGAAAAGATGGACCAGACACAGCTAGGACATCTAGTATTGAAACCAAAGCAGCCTTGGCACTTCCCTCAATGGCCAGCTATGAACCTCACTTGGATCCACACCACTCCAATTTGCAACCCCCCTCTCAGTTCCCCAGGTACCATCTCCTTTAGCCATAATCCTTTAGGCACTGGAACCAGCATTGGAGTCATCCTTTTCCTCCAGCATGGAGTGCAGCCCTTCACCCTCTCTGCCCCAACCATTCCAGTTCTACCTACTACAGCATCTTCTGTCATCCCTTGTGATCCTAAGAAACTATCAGGAGAGGGGCCTCATTGCCACAGTTTGCCAGTAACTCTGCCATCAGACTGGAGCTGTACCCTGTCCTCTCCTGGTCTACCCACCATGGCCAGAGAGATAACCATGGGATACCTAGAGCAGATGAGAAGCCATCCTCCAATTGCTCCTGATGTCCATCCTCTCAACCCCTAA